TGCATTGGATGAGAATTAAAGTTTGATTATGCATGTTAGGTTAGGTTGTAAATATATGTAGGGGAGGAAATCCTCCCCCATATAGGTTATACGGCTTCTTTAGCCAGTTCTTCCTCAAGGTCAACTTCAACCCGTAGGTTGTTGACGATGTGCTGCTGACGATCTGGGGTATTTTTACCCATATAATACTCAAGCAACTGTGGAAGTTTATTGTCTTTTGAAAGGATAACAGGTTCTAAACGCATGTCATTCCCTATGAATAAACCGAATTCCGATGGTGAGATCTCTCCAAGACCTTTAAATCGTGTAATCTCAGGCTTGGCGCCCAATTTGGCGATCGCGCGCTGTCTTTCTTCATCAGAGTAACAGTAGATTGTTTCTTTCTTGTTTCTTACGCGGAATAATGGTGTTTGCAAGATGGAAACATGGCCCGCTTTCACTAAGTCTGGAAAGAACTGCAAGAAGAATGTCATCAGGAGCAGGCGAATGTGCATTCCGTCGACATCGGCATCCGTTGCGATTACGATATTGTTATAACGTAATCCTTCGATACCGTCTTCAATATTCAACGCATGTTGCAATAAATTGAACTCTTCATTTTCGTAGACAATCTTCTTGGTCAGACCGTAAGAGTTTAAGGGCTTACCTTTTAAACTGAAGACTGCTTGTGTTTGTACATCACGCGATTTGGTGATGGATCCACTTGCCGAGTCTCCCTCCGTGATGAATAAGGTAGTCTCTAAATTGCGTTCATGCTTATCGCTGAAGTGAATCTTACAATCCCTCAGTTTTCTATTGTGTAGCGAAGCTTTCTTCGCACGCTCATTAGCTAATTTCTTGATACCGGCAATATCTTTGCGCTCGCGCTCCGATTGCATGATACGTTTTAATAAAGCGTCTGCCGTTGCAGAATCTTTATGCAAATAATCATCCAATGCTTTCTTAACAAAGTCGTTGATGAAGGTTCTGACGGTCGGTCCGTCTGGTCCTACACTTTGGGAACCCAGTTTTGTCTTCGTCTGCGACTCGAAAACCGGTTCCTGAACTTTGATAGCGATTGCGCCAATGATAGAGGCACGTACGTCTGACGCATCAAATTCCTTTTTATAGAATTCGCGGATGGTTTTTACGAGCGCCTCGCGGAATGCTGCTTGATGTGTTCCTCCTTGTGTAGTATGCTGCCCGTTGACGAAGGAATAATACTCCTCCCCATATTGCTGACCATGGGTCAAAGCGATTTCGATATCCTCCCCACGTAAGTGGATAATAGGATAGCGCATGCCTTCTGTGTCGACATTGCGCTCTAATAGATCTTTAAGACCATTTTCTGAAATGAATTTCTCTCCGTTGAAGTTGATGGTCAATCCAGAGTTTAGAAACACGTAGTTCCAGATCATATTCTCTACAAATTCTAAACGATATTTGTAGTTCTTGAAAATAGAATCGTCAGGGTAGAAGGTTACGGATGTACCGTTTCTTTGCGTCGTTTCTTTTTGTTCATCGGTTAGTAGCTCGCCTTTGCTGAATAGGGCAATACGTGTTTGTCCTTGGCGGTAGGATTGTACGGTGAACTGGTTAGACAAGGCGTTTACTGCCTTTGTACCCACACCATTTAATCCTACTGACTTTTGAAAGGCTTTACTGTCATACTTACCACCGGTATTGATTTTTGAAACAACATCGACAACAGAACCAATAGGAATCCCACGACCATAATCTCGTACGGAAACCTTATTGTCGTTGACTGTAATATCAATCGTTTTGCCTGCACCCATTACGAACTCATCAATTGAGTTGTCCACAACTTCTTTTAGCAAAACATAAATACCGTCATCGTAAGCAGAACCATCTCCCAATTTACCGATGTACATACCTGGTCTTAACCGGATATGCTCTTTCCAATCGAGCGATCGTATACTGTCTTCGTTATATGCTGTCATAATTTATACTAGATATGAATGAACCATTGCAAAAATATAAAAAAACTTAACAGTAAACGTAATCAAGCTTTGCAGCATGTAGGAGTATCGTCGAGTCCTTTGTCGAATAATCCGCATTCTGCTAGAGGAAGTGGATATTGGGATTTTTGGGTACAAAAAAGAAGGTGTCTAAAAAGGCACCTTCTTCTGTTTTATAGCTTTTGCGATTTCATTACTGTTTTCATTTTTGAGTTTTAAGCAGTAAGTCGATATTTTATGGTTTTAACGCTCCTGACTCGAATTTTTATTGTATATAGTGTTTTATCGCTATAACCATTCCCAAAGAAGACATCGTTTGCCCACTTTTTCGCCCATTTTCTGAGGTTATGGGCAATGGCCATCAATCCGAACTCCACAGCGACTTTCTCCAGTCCTTTCATTGTGAACCGGGTAAACCTGTTGTTGCTTTTCATCTGACCGAAAACGGATTCCACTTCTATGGGGCGCTTGCTTCGATGGTACATTCCCTCTTCCGATACCAGCCTTTCCCGGGCTTTATCCTTGAGCTGATTGAGTCTATGGTTCACTTCAATGAGCCGATCGCCTTTAGCTTTATGACACCCACTGCGCATCGGGCAGCCTTCGCATCGCTGAGCCTGATAACAGCTGACCTGGGCTGTGTATCCGTTGGCACTAACTCTGGTTGCATGACCGATAAAGCTGAGCTTCTGTCCTGCGGGACATACATAATAGTCATCTTGCTGGTTGTAATACAGATTCTGTACCGAGAAAGGATCCTGTTTATGCTTGCGCTTCTGTTCCACATGAAAGTAATTGTACTTGACAAAGGCAGTTATGCCCTGTTTTTCCATCAATTCATAGTTCTGCTCGCTACCATAACCCGCGTCTGCTACAAGCTGTTCGCTTTGTTTTCCGTAATGGCACTCAAAGCCTTCCAAATGTTCCGGCAGGGTTGTGGTGTCGGCAGTTGTTTGATGGATGCTGTAATGGGTGATGAACTGATCTTCGGTGCTGATTTGGGCATTATAGGCTGGCTTAAGCTGGCCATTCTTCATGTGGTCCTCTTTCATCCGCATAAACACAGCATCGGTATCGGTCTTGCTATAACTATTGCGATCTCCCAGTACTTCCAGTTGCTCTTCATATTTCTCTAGTCGAGGTAAATAGTCCTCTTCAAGTTTCTTAAGTTGCTTATCAGTAGATTTATTGGCTCCTTTGAACTTGGCATTGATCGCTTCGATCTTTTCCTTCAACTGACTGCTATCGATGGCCTTGCTAACTTCTTGATTACCTAATGAAGATTGGTCTTGGGCGATCTGAGCCTCGATTTCCGAAAGAACCGAAGCAATGTTTGCTTCTAACTTTACCTTATTCTTCTCGACCGATTTCTTCCAAACGAACGTATAACGACCAGCGACAGACTCGATCTTGGTACCATCTACATATTGAACTTTCAAGCTAACATACTCCATATCATGTAGCATACGAACGATACTGGCAAACAGCTCTTGTATCTGTCCTTTAAGACGCTTTCCTCTGAAATAATTGATCGTACGATAATCAGGTGTACTGTTCCCTGAAAGCCACATGAAATGGATGTTCTCGTGAAGGGCCTGCTCGATTTTTCGGCAAGAATAGATATTGCTTAAATAGGCGTAGAACAGCACCTTAATGAGCATTCTAGGGTGAAAACTAGTGGTGCCTCCGCCTTTATACTGACGGATAATAGGTTCAAGATCCAACTGATCAACAACCTGACTCACCAAACGAACCGGATGATTCATTGGAATACGATCTAAAATATTCTCAGGAAATAGACTCGGACTATTGGATGGAAGCGCTTTGAATTGTATGTTTGCCATATTGTTTTTTTGGGTGCACCTTAAGATACAAAATCTTAAGGACAAAAAAACAGAAAAACCCCGCCATTTTTTAATGACGGGGTTCTTTCTTTAAGAGACCTTTTTAGACAGCCTCTTTCTTTCGAATACCGTTTATTATTCTCCGCGGCCGAAATCGTCCTGCACGCGTACAATATCTTCTTCATCCGATGGATTTCCTGCATCCGTATGTTGCCAGATTTCAGCAACTACGCCATAGGACTCCATACCTACCAATCGGTGTCTTTCACCTTGACTTAGGCGGATAGAATCGCCTTCTTTCAAGATTTTTAATTCATGTTCTTCATCGTTCGGGCTTGTTACTACGCCTACTTCGCCGCGAATGACGCGCCAAATTTCTGCTCTACGATGATGATACTGCCAAGAAAGACGTTTGTTCGGTCCAACAATAAGAATCTTTGGGCTCAATTTGCCAGAGATCTTTAAATCTTGAACGTCAAGTCCTTCGAAGTATGCATTGGCAAACTCCTGTGCTTGCTCCTCATTGATAACAAAGAAACCACCCCACGGTCTGTTTTGATCAACATTCTCAATCTTAAAGCCTTTCTCGGTCAACTTTGTTTCAACCTCTTGGAACAAATCATTTTTATCAATATATGCCATGGTTATTTACGTTTACATGGTGAAGATAATATAACTTTTGAATTAATACAAGCATATTTCGAAAGTCCTTCGCCCGAATTGACGTATATTTGTCTTCGTAATTTTACTTGCTATGTCTCAGAGTTTCGATACCGATAATGATGTTTTTGCCCAAGCTGTTGCTTTCGTCAATCAGACGCAACAACCTATATTTTTAACAGGAAAGGCCGGTACTGGTAAAACCACCTTCTTGAAGTTTATTCGTGAAAATAGCTACAAGAAGATGGCTGTTACGGCGCCAACAGGTGTGGCGGCAATGAATGCGGGTGGCACTACGCTACATGCATTGTTTTGGCTGCCTTTTGGTGTTTTTATTGAGGATTATCCTCTGCAATGGGGTGAAACAGATCAATTTATCTACAACAAGCATCGTTTATTCAGCACAATCAAGCTAACGAAACAGCGTCGAGCTATTCTTCAAGAGCTGGAGTTGTTGGTTATCGATGAGGTGTCGATGGTACGCGCAGATACGCTGGATGCGATCGACGTCATACTAAAGAACGTTCGTCGGGATATGCGCCCCTTTGGTGGTGTGCAAGTCCTGTTTATTGGCGACTTATATCAGCTTCCGCCGGTGGTGCAGGACAGAGAATGGCAGGTTCTGAGAGATTACTACAGCAGTATGTTTTTCTTCGATGCTAAGGTATTCAAGCAACATCCGCCGATATTGATCGAGTTAAAAAAGATTTATAGACAACAGGACGATGCCTTTATTCGTGTGTTGAATAGCATTAGAAATAATGAGACGAGCGCTGAAGAACTGGAAGAACTGAATGCACACTATAAACCGGATTTTGTTCCGGAAAAAGACGAGCAATACATTACGCTGACTTCGCATAATCGCCTAGCTGATCAAATAAATCAGGAAAAGCTGATGAGCTTGGATACGAAGCTACATCAGATAAAGTCGCTGATTAAGGATGATTTTGGTCAGTCGATGTTTCCTGCCGACGAGAATCTGAGTTTGCGTATCGGTGCACAGGTAATGTTCATTAAAAACGACACAGGGGAGGATAGACGATACTATAACGGAAAGATCGGTACGGTTAAGGATATTAATTTAGATAAGCATCAGGTAATCGTTTCTTTTCCAAATGATGAGGAAGATGTCGTGGTGAAGCGGGAGACTTGGGAGAATATTCGGTATTCCTACAACAAAGGGGATGATAAGATTGAAGAAGAAGTATTAGGTACCTTTTCGCAATTCCCTTTGCGGTTGGCTTGGGCAATCACGATTCATAAGAGCCAAGGATTGACGTTTGAGAAGGCTATCGTTGATGCAGGGACTTCTTTCGCGGCAGGGCAGGTCTATGTAGCCTTGAGTAGACTGACGGGCTTAGAGGGCTTAGTTTTGCGTTCTAAGATTTCTCCATTTGCTATTCGCACCGATCATCAGGTGGTGAACTTTATGAAGCAAATGGCCGCTATGGGTAATCTAGACGAGATCCTGCAGAAGAGCAGGCAGAATTATCTAGGTCAAATCCTTTTGCATTCTTTCCGCTGGCATCAATTGACGGATGAATTCGAGAAACTTGTGGAAGAGTATCGCGACAAGAAGATGGAACAGAAGGAGGAGGCTATTACGGTATTAACGGGCATTTTAGACGCACTGAAAAAACAAGAGCAGGTGGCGAATAAATTTATGACTCAACTGCATGGACTATTGAGCAAACGAGAGGAAATTGATTACGACCTGATCTGCGATCGTTCTAAGGCTGCGGTGAATTGGTTTTTGCCAACCTTTGAAAAGGAGTGCCTTCAGGCTTTGGAAGCTCATTTAGAAGCTTGGAAGGTCAAGAAGCGCACGAAGAAGTATGTGACTTTGTTGAAGGGATTGTTGTTAGATTTCAAACGTAAGTTTGAGCAACTGAAACACAGCTTGACGATTGCGGAGGCATTGACCAAGTCGAAT
The DNA window shown above is from Sphingobacterium hotanense and carries:
- a CDS encoding DNA topoisomerase IV subunit B; translation: MTAYNEDSIRSLDWKEHIRLRPGMYIGKLGDGSAYDDGIYVLLKEVVDNSIDEFVMGAGKTIDITVNDNKVSVRDYGRGIPIGSVVDVVSKINTGGKYDSKAFQKSVGLNGVGTKAVNALSNQFTVQSYRQGQTRIALFSKGELLTDEQKETTQRNGTSVTFYPDDSIFKNYKYRLEFVENMIWNYVFLNSGLTINFNGEKFISENGLKDLLERNVDTEGMRYPIIHLRGEDIEIALTHGQQYGEEYYSFVNGQHTTQGGTHQAAFREALVKTIREFYKKEFDASDVRASIIGAIAIKVQEPVFESQTKTKLGSQSVGPDGPTVRTFINDFVKKALDDYLHKDSATADALLKRIMQSERERKDIAGIKKLANERAKKASLHNRKLRDCKIHFSDKHERNLETTLFITEGDSASGSITKSRDVQTQAVFSLKGKPLNSYGLTKKIVYENEEFNLLQHALNIEDGIEGLRYNNIVIATDADVDGMHIRLLLMTFFLQFFPDLVKAGHVSILQTPLFRVRNKKETIYCYSDEERQRAIAKLGAKPEITRFKGLGEISPSEFGLFIGNDMRLEPVILSKDNKLPQLLEYYMGKNTPDRQQHIVNNLRVEVDLEEELAKEAV
- a CDS encoding cupin domain-containing protein, whose product is MAYIDKNDLFQEVETKLTEKGFKIENVDQNRPWGGFFVINEEQAQEFANAYFEGLDVQDLKISGKLSPKILIVGPNKRLSWQYHHRRAEIWRVIRGEVGVVTSPNDEEHELKILKEGDSIRLSQGERHRLVGMESYGVVAEIWQHTDAGNPSDEEDIVRVQDDFGRGE
- a CDS encoding helix-turn-helix domain-containing protein, whose translation is MSQSFDTDNDVFAQAVAFVNQTQQPIFLTGKAGTGKTTFLKFIRENSYKKMAVTAPTGVAAMNAGGTTLHALFWLPFGVFIEDYPLQWGETDQFIYNKHRLFSTIKLTKQRRAILQELELLVIDEVSMVRADTLDAIDVILKNVRRDMRPFGGVQVLFIGDLYQLPPVVQDREWQVLRDYYSSMFFFDAKVFKQHPPILIELKKIYRQQDDAFIRVLNSIRNNETSAEELEELNAHYKPDFVPEKDEQYITLTSHNRLADQINQEKLMSLDTKLHQIKSLIKDDFGQSMFPADENLSLRIGAQVMFIKNDTGEDRRYYNGKIGTVKDINLDKHQVIVSFPNDEEDVVVKRETWENIRYSYNKGDDKIEEEVLGTFSQFPLRLAWAITIHKSQGLTFEKAIVDAGTSFAAGQVYVALSRLTGLEGLVLRSKISPFAIRTDHQVVNFMKQMAAMGNLDEILQKSRQNYLGQILLHSFRWHQLTDEFEKLVEEYRDKKMEQKEEAITVLTGILDALKKQEQVANKFMTQLHGLLSKREEIDYDLICDRSKAAVNWFLPTFEKECLQALEAHLEAWKVKKRTKKYVTLLKGLLLDFKRKFEQLKHSLTIAEALTKSNDQVSEELLTWAKPKDDLPKESENEKEKDTKSITLEMFQDGMEIAEIAEKRNMVVGTIYGHLINFMGTDLEATDLMTEKELTQIVTLIEKNPEATTLELKTMLGPDVDYPAIRIAQRHVEILAEKP